The genomic region AATTCGAAGAAAAGATTCGAAATGAATTTCAGTACTTATCTTATGCTCCGATTCTCTATGTTTCTGCACTTACAAAGCAACGATTGATACATATACCTGCAAAAATTAAAGAAATTAGTCAATCACAAAATCGTCGAATCTCATCGTCGGTGTTAAATGACGTTTTAATGGATGCGATTGCGAGAAATCCGACCCCTACTGATAAGGGTAGACGATTGAAAATTTATTATGCGACTCAAGTCTCTGTTAAACCACCAACCTTTATTTTATTTGTGAACGATCCTGAGCTCTTGCACTTTTCTTATGTGCGATTTATCGAAAATCAAATCCGAAAAGCCTTCGAGTTTGAAGGGACACCGTTCAAGGTAATTGCTCGTCAAAAGAAATAATCATGAGAAATGTATCAGAAACAGTGATAATCATTGCAGTGATAGCTTTTCTGTGATATTCTTTATAAGAAATAACCAAAACAAACGGTATTTCAATTACTATTTTTGGACCACTCAAAAATAGTTTTCATGTTGTTATATCATAAGAGCATGGATTTTCTTTTTAGCAGGAGGTGAAAACACAATATGGCAAATAAAGCACAATTAATCGAAAAAGTTGCTGAAAAAACTAACCTTACTAAAAAGGAAGTTACAGTTACTGTAGATGCATTGTTTGAATCTATTCAAGAAACTTTAGCAACAGGTGAAAAAGTTCAAGTTATCGGATTTGGTAACTTTGAAGTTCGCGACCGCGCAGCTCGTAAAGGACGTAACCCACAAACTGGGGAAGAAATCCAAATCGCTGCAAGCAAAGTACCTGCATTCAAACCAGGTAAAGCGTTAAAAGATGCAGTAAAAAATTAATTTTAAAAAAAGCCAGAGACTTTGTCTCTGGTTTTTTTGTTTCTATCTTGTAATTTGCTACTAAAAAGGAAGTTTAAGAGCTAGGAATATTAGAATGTGTTAAAATGAAATTAGACAATATAAGTAGGTGATAGTAATTGAATGATAAAGCAAAAGAAATGTTCGAAGCGATTCGAGAAAATGAGCTAGAAATTGCGCAAATTAATTTTGAAGCTTCACTCAAACAAGCACTCTTGGAAGATGATATTGAAGGGCTTGTTGAATTTGCGGAAAGACTCCACCAAGCAGGTTTTTTAAGTGAAGCTAAACAAACCTATGAACTTTTAAAGAATATGGCACCGCATATTGAGGAATGGGATCTATTCTTAGCAGAATTGGCAATCGATCAAGATCACGTATTAGAAGGCATTGATTTATTATTAAAAATTGATTCAACAAATGAACTATATCCAAATGCACTACTTTTGTTAGCTGATGCTTACCAAACAATCGGTCTATACGAAGTCAGCGAACAAAAAATATTAGAAGCAATATCAATTTTGCCAGAAGAACCCATCTTACAGTATGCATTAGCAAAACTTTATTATGCAATTGGAAGTTTTAAAAAAGCTATTCCGATTTATGAAAACTTAATTGAACTGCAACCCGATTTCGTAGAGGCAGAAAACATCTTGATGCAACTAGCTGAGTGTTATCATGCAATTGGTGATTTCGAAGAAGGGGTTTATTACCTAGAGCAAATTGAATCAAAAAAACATACTTCTGATAGTTTATTTCAATTGGGACTTGGTTATTTACAGTTAAAAGATTATGGACGAGCTGTTCGAAATTTTGAAGAACTTCTAAGTAAAGATCCAGATTATTTAAGTGCTTATTTATACTTAAGTCAGGCCTTAGAGGCAGATTTACAGCTAGAAGAGGCGCTCGGTACAATTCTAAAAGGGATTCAAGAAAATCCTTTTCAAGCCGAATTTTATTTAGCTGCTGCAAATCTACACCGGAAATTAAAGCAACCGGAACAAGCACATTTACTACTAGAAAAAGCTTTAGAGCTTGAACCAGACATTATGGAAGCGGTAGCGATGAAAGTTGATTTGGCAATGGAGGCAGAGCAATATGAAGATGTGATTTCTATTTTAGAATCTCAAGAAGATTATATGAATCAGCCGCTTTACCAATGGAGCTTAGCACGTGCTTACAATTATTTAGAGGAATATGAACGAGCTAGCGACTACTTTGACAAGGCCTATTACCAACTAGATGAGAATCTAGACTTTTTACAAGATTATAGTCAATTCCTTCGAGAAGAAGGCAGAGTAGAAGACAGAGCTGAAATTATAAAAAAGGCATTATCCATCGAACCAAATAATCCTTACTTTTTAGAAATGGACAAGAATCAATTTGAGTAAAAAGGGGTGGGAATATGATGAAGGCGTCATTAGAAGATAAAAAGTCTTTCTTAACTTGGTTTATCCAGAATAATCAATTGAAACGCCGCGAATCATTGTGGATTTTAAATTACCTGCTCAACCATGAGCAATTATTAAAAAATGTTCATTTTATAGAAGAAGTATCGCTAACTAATCGCGGTATGGGTTTAGCTACAATTGAGAGTGAACAAGATCCATTTGTTTATTATAAAGACGGGCGAAAATTCGAAGATCCAGAACAAGCATTTCATGATTTAAGATTAAATTGGCAAGAAACCTTTTATTTAGAACTTTATTTTGATAATGCTTATCAAGTACTCTCCGCTTATGGTATTCTAGAACAGAATCCAAACATTGAAGAAGGATCAGACATGTCGTTTGAATTAGGAGAAAAAGTAGAGAGTTCTTTAAACCGATTAGCCTGGAAAGAACGTAAACGCCAATTACTCCTACTTATCGATCAAGCACTTAGTGATCAAAACGAAGAAAAGTTTCAATCTTTCACGGATGAATTAAGAAAAATTGATGAAAAAATAAAAGCTAATGACTTATAAAATGGTGATAGAATGGGTTTAAAAATGATTGATATTGATAAAATTCCAGAATTTAAAAAAGCAAGTTCTTTAATTGCTAAAATAGAAGCGGCGAATTATGAAGCATACTTTGTTGGAGGCGGTGTTCGCGACACGCTCTTAAACCTTCCGATATCTGATATTGATATCGCTAGTAGTGCCACACCAGATGAAATTCAAAGGATTTTTCCAGTTACCTTTGATGTTGGGATTAAACATGGAACTGTAATGGTGTTACAAGATAACGAAACTTATGAAATAACAACATTTCGAACAGAATCAAAGTATGAAAATTTTCGTCGGCCAGAAAAAGTAGCCTATGTTAGAAGCCTTGAAGAAGATTTAAAAAGACGTGATTTTACAATCAATGCGATTGCACTAGATCGAAAGGGTTATCTTCAAGACCCTTTTAATGGTGAGCGTGATATTGAATTACAGTTAATCAGAGCGGTTGGCAATCCAATCGAGCGTTTTAGGGAAGATGCGTTACGAATGATGCGAGCAGCGCGCTTTATTAGTCAGTTAAATTTTGATATTGAAAGGGAAACGAAAGAAGCTGTTATAGATTACCATCCGCTTTTATCAAAAATTGCTGTAGAAAGAATCCGAGAAGAATGGACTAAGCTGTTATTAGGACGCAATCGTAAAGGTGGCATCAAATTCTTCGTTGAAACACGATTATTTCATATGTGTCCCGGATTTCAAAATAAAGATAAGCATCTCGTTGACCTGGCTTTATTTCCTTTAAGGTTTGAAAGTTCACTTAGTGCTTGGACTAGTTTGCTTTACTTTTTAAAGATAGATGAAACAGATGTGGATGCTTTTTTACGCGCATGGAAACTTTCAAACAAAGAAATTAATGATACAAAGAGGGCATACCATGCGCTCCATAAGAGATTAGAGTGTTATTGGGATTATTCACTACTCTTTCAAACAGGGTTACCCATTGCATTAGAGGTTGAAGGTCTGATTGCTGGCTTTGGCTTGGATAATGATTTTGAAGGCCTTTTGGCGATGGGTAGAACAATTCCTATTCATACTGTTAAAGATCTTAAAGTGGATGGAAAAGATATTATGGCGGTTTTAAGTATGCAGCGTGGTGGCCCATATCTAGGGAAAATACTTGAAGAAGTGAAACAAAGGGTACTTAATGAGAAGCTTGAAAATGATAAACAAGCAATTATGACTTTTATTGAAAAAAGAAGGTTGATTTATTTGGATGAGGTGTTCGAAAAACGATATCTTGTAGAAGAAAAAGATACTGCCATTGAAATGGGATCTGGTGATTTACCTGTTCTTGCTTCACCTAGCTTAATTGCTTTCATGGAAAACACTTGTAAACATATGATGATGAATTTATTAGATGAAGGTGAGACATCCGTCGGAACCTTTATCAGTATGAAACACAGTGCTCCAACTAATGTAGGTGAAAAGGTAGTCATTGAGGCTCGCATTAAAGAATTAAGTGGCAGTAAATATTCATTTTCAATTGTAGCCAAGTCTCAAGACTTAATCATCGCAATGGGAGAGCACACGCGCTCAGTTGTTAATATCGATCGTTTTATTAAAAGTATATAAATTTAAATAATGAAAAAACTCCTCTCTACTATGGTTAAAGTATCTAAACCATAGTGGAAAGGAGTTTTTTTAACGAGCGTGTATGGCAAGTGTGACCATTTGAATTTTTAGTAATAAGAGCTCAGAACAGTTATAATATAATTAAGAAAATTTTTGCTATAAAGTCAGATCATGGAGGAAGGAATATTATTATGAAGAAAATACTTATATTTATCCTGATGCTTTCCGTTTCATTTAGCTTAGTAGCTTGTACCACAGATGGAAACGATGCTTCATCAGGAGAGGCGAATGAAAATCTTAGAATGGGATATATCACAATGGATCTGGGGAATCCTTATTTCGTTAGATTAGTAGATGGTATGGAGGAAAAAGCTGAAGAATTAAACATAGAACTTAGTATTCACGATGGCGAAAATGAAGTGGAACCTCAAATAAGAGCGATGGAAAATCTCATTACGCAGCAAGTAGATGCCATTATACTGAGTGCAAACGATTCACAGGCCCTAAATGCTATGGTCAAAGAAGCGCAAAATGCATGTATACGAGTGATTGCTGCGAATGGGCCAGTAGAAGAACCTGATGCATTTATAGGTTCCATAGAATATGATAACGGCTTCCAAGCGGGCGAAATAGCAGGTGAATATATAGCAGAACATTTAAATGGAGAGGCAAAAGTAGCTATCTTGCAATTATCGACCATACCAGCTGCCCTTGAGAGAGCCCAAGGACAAAGAGAAGGATTGTTGTCTTTGGCTCCAAATGCACAAATTGTTGGCGAACCCAATGCTAGTACAAGAGAAGGTGGATTGTCGGCTATAGAAACGTTGCTACAAACTCACCCAGATTTGAACGTCGTCTTAGGTGTCAACGATGACTCTGTTCTTGGCGCTTACCAAGCCATGAAGGCAGCGGGAAAAGAAGGAGAAGATATCGCTTTAGTTGGTTTTGACGCCATAGAAGAAGCTCTGCTAAAGGTCAAAGAGGGCGGAATATATCGAGGAACGATAGATATAGCGCCGTTTGAAAGCGGCAAAGTCATTATAGAAACGGCAGCTAAAGTAGTAGAAAAAGGTCCCATAGAAGAATTGATAGAATTCCCAGTTACAAAAGTGACTGAAGAAAATGTAGATGAATTTTTAGATTAATGACAAGTAACCGACATTTGATTGGCGGTTCATTTGTCATATGGAGGAATAGATGGAAAACGATATTTTAAGAATAGAAAACGTTACAAAAGAATACCCAGGCGTGACAGCACTAAAGGATGTCTCAATCACTTTTGAAAAGGGTAAAATACATGGCTTAGTAGGAGAAAATGGTGCTGGAAAATCGACACTTATAAAATTACTAACTGGTGCTATAGATAAAACTTCGGGGAAAATTTACTATAAAGGGCATGTCTTGGAGAACAATACACCCATAAAAAGTTTAAACATGGGAATTGTACCAGTTTACCAAGAATTAAATGTGATTCCTGCACTTTCGGTATCTGAAAATATATTTTATGGACATGAAAAAATTAAGGGGAAAATTTTAGATAAAAAATATATGCGGGACAAAACGATTGAACTTCTCAAACAAGTGGGCCTTAATGCCTCTCCTCAAACCATAGTAAGAGATATGGGTATTGGGAATCAACAATTAGTCGAAATATCAAAAGCACTCATAAAAGAAACGGACGTATTGATATTAGATGAACCGACCACCTCCCTTACGGATGTAGAGGTAAAAAACCTCTTTCGTATATTGCAAAATCTTAAAGAAAACGGGGTAAGTATTATATATATCTCCCATAAATTGGACGAGGTACTTCAGATGTCAGATACAATTACCGTCTTAAGAGATGGAGAAGTAATAGATACAAAACCTGCACAAGGATTGGATGAAGAAAATTTAATAAGTATAATGGTTGGTAGAGAACTCTCAAGAAGTAAAAGAAGCGAAGATAAAATGATTCAAAAAGAAAAGGTCCTTGAACTTAGAAACGTTAACACAAATAAGATTAAGAATATATCCTTTCATTTATTAAAAGGTGAAATACTCGGTGTTGCGGGTCTTATGGGCTCCGGAAGAACAGAGTTGGCAGAAGCAATATTCGGGATAGACAAGCTAAATTCTGGAGA from Jeotgalibaca dankookensis harbors:
- a CDS encoding HU family DNA-binding protein, with translation MANKAQLIEKVAEKTNLTKKEVTVTVDALFESIQETLATGEKVQVIGFGNFEVRDRAARKGRNPQTGEEIQIAASKVPAFKPGKALKDAVKN
- a CDS encoding tetratricopeptide repeat protein, whose protein sequence is MNDKAKEMFEAIRENELEIAQINFEASLKQALLEDDIEGLVEFAERLHQAGFLSEAKQTYELLKNMAPHIEEWDLFLAELAIDQDHVLEGIDLLLKIDSTNELYPNALLLLADAYQTIGLYEVSEQKILEAISILPEEPILQYALAKLYYAIGSFKKAIPIYENLIELQPDFVEAENILMQLAECYHAIGDFEEGVYYLEQIESKKHTSDSLFQLGLGYLQLKDYGRAVRNFEELLSKDPDYLSAYLYLSQALEADLQLEEALGTILKGIQENPFQAEFYLAAANLHRKLKQPEQAHLLLEKALELEPDIMEAVAMKVDLAMEAEQYEDVISILESQEDYMNQPLYQWSLARAYNYLEEYERASDYFDKAYYQLDENLDFLQDYSQFLREEGRVEDRAEIIKKALSIEPNNPYFLEMDKNQFE
- a CDS encoding YpiB family protein, which encodes MMKASLEDKKSFLTWFIQNNQLKRRESLWILNYLLNHEQLLKNVHFIEEVSLTNRGMGLATIESEQDPFVYYKDGRKFEDPEQAFHDLRLNWQETFYLELYFDNAYQVLSAYGILEQNPNIEEGSDMSFELGEKVESSLNRLAWKERKRQLLLLIDQALSDQNEEKFQSFTDELRKIDEKIKANDL
- a CDS encoding CCA tRNA nucleotidyltransferase; protein product: MIDIDKIPEFKKASSLIAKIEAANYEAYFVGGGVRDTLLNLPISDIDIASSATPDEIQRIFPVTFDVGIKHGTVMVLQDNETYEITTFRTESKYENFRRPEKVAYVRSLEEDLKRRDFTINAIALDRKGYLQDPFNGERDIELQLIRAVGNPIERFREDALRMMRAARFISQLNFDIERETKEAVIDYHPLLSKIAVERIREEWTKLLLGRNRKGGIKFFVETRLFHMCPGFQNKDKHLVDLALFPLRFESSLSAWTSLLYFLKIDETDVDAFLRAWKLSNKEINDTKRAYHALHKRLECYWDYSLLFQTGLPIALEVEGLIAGFGLDNDFEGLLAMGRTIPIHTVKDLKVDGKDIMAVLSMQRGGPYLGKILEEVKQRVLNEKLENDKQAIMTFIEKRRLIYLDEVFEKRYLVEEKDTAIEMGSGDLPVLASPSLIAFMENTCKHMMMNLLDEGETSVGTFISMKHSAPTNVGEKVVIEARIKELSGSKYSFSIVAKSQDLIIAMGEHTRSVVNIDRFIKSI
- a CDS encoding sugar ABC transporter substrate-binding protein; this translates as MKKILIFILMLSVSFSLVACTTDGNDASSGEANENLRMGYITMDLGNPYFVRLVDGMEEKAEELNIELSIHDGENEVEPQIRAMENLITQQVDAIILSANDSQALNAMVKEAQNACIRVIAANGPVEEPDAFIGSIEYDNGFQAGEIAGEYIAEHLNGEAKVAILQLSTIPAALERAQGQREGLLSLAPNAQIVGEPNASTREGGLSAIETLLQTHPDLNVVLGVNDDSVLGAYQAMKAAGKEGEDIALVGFDAIEEALLKVKEGGIYRGTIDIAPFESGKVIIETAAKVVEKGPIEELIEFPVTKVTEENVDEFLD
- a CDS encoding sugar ABC transporter ATP-binding protein, which gives rise to MENDILRIENVTKEYPGVTALKDVSITFEKGKIHGLVGENGAGKSTLIKLLTGAIDKTSGKIYYKGHVLENNTPIKSLNMGIVPVYQELNVIPALSVSENIFYGHEKIKGKILDKKYMRDKTIELLKQVGLNASPQTIVRDMGIGNQQLVEISKALIKETDVLILDEPTTSLTDVEVKNLFRILQNLKENGVSIIYISHKLDEVLQMSDTITVLRDGEVIDTKPAQGLDEENLISIMVGRELSRSKRSEDKMIQKEKVLELRNVNTNKIKNISFHLLKGEILGVAGLMGSGRTELAEAIFGIDKLNSGEFFINGKLKEINSPKDAVEENIAFITEDRKSLGLMLHLSLLENVTYVSLDKITKNGVINKKEEKQVVADILEKLNVKYASLDEKILNLSGGNQQKAVIAKWLLSEAQIFIFDEPTRGIDVGSKEEIYGILRGLAKEGKSIILISSENEEIINITDRVMIMSNGEIASEYNSKTLTAHTIFKDSSSLL